One stretch of Streptomyces sp. R21 DNA includes these proteins:
- a CDS encoding alpha/beta hydrolase, with translation MRGLRPTRRVTALGSAGALVTATLIAGALAAPSATADSRHGQNREARGAAIAADRAAKAGIDWADCPADWGFEKPIQCGWVSVPLDYAHPYGKQIKLAVDRIGNTGTKEERQGALVYNPGGPGASGMRFPRRVTTKAPVWVNTAKAYDFVGFDPRGVGHSAPISCIDPQEFVKAPKADPVPDTEADKLAQRKLAAAYADGCAERSGAMLPQMTTPNAARDLDVIRAALGEKKLNYLGVSYGTYLGAVYGTLFPKHVRRMVVDSVVDPSRENIWYQANLEQDIAFEGRWKDWEDWVAKNDAAFHLGDTRAKVQDQWLKLRATAKKSPLGGVVGPAELISFFQSAPYYDSSWVPTAQVFSKYVAGDTQALIDAASPDLSDTAGNISSENGNAVYTAVECADAKWPTSWKRWDRDNTRLHKDYPFMTWANAWMNLPCATWSAKQQTPVDVKTGKGLPQVLIVQSTRDAATPYPGAVELHKRFKGSRLITEKDAGSHGVTGLVNPCINGRVDTYLLTGKTDAADVTCTPHATPTP, from the coding sequence TTGAGGGGTTTGAGACCGACGAGGCGAGTGACAGCGCTCGGCTCGGCCGGAGCGCTCGTCACGGCGACACTCATAGCCGGAGCCCTCGCGGCGCCGTCGGCCACCGCCGACTCGCGCCACGGCCAGAACCGTGAGGCCCGCGGCGCGGCCATCGCCGCCGACCGGGCGGCCAAGGCCGGGATCGACTGGGCGGACTGCCCCGCGGACTGGGGCTTCGAGAAGCCCATCCAGTGCGGCTGGGTCAGCGTCCCGCTCGACTACGCCCACCCCTACGGCAAGCAGATCAAGCTGGCCGTCGACCGCATCGGGAACACGGGCACCAAGGAGGAGCGCCAGGGCGCCCTTGTGTACAACCCGGGCGGCCCCGGCGCCTCCGGCATGCGCTTCCCGCGCCGCGTCACGACCAAGGCGCCGGTCTGGGTGAACACCGCCAAGGCGTACGACTTCGTGGGCTTCGACCCGCGCGGTGTCGGCCACTCGGCGCCCATCTCCTGCATCGACCCGCAGGAGTTCGTGAAGGCCCCCAAGGCCGACCCGGTCCCGGACACCGAGGCCGACAAGCTCGCCCAGCGCAAGCTGGCCGCCGCGTACGCGGACGGCTGCGCCGAGCGCAGTGGCGCGATGCTGCCGCAGATGACCACGCCGAACGCCGCGCGCGACCTGGACGTCATCCGGGCCGCCCTCGGCGAGAAGAAGCTCAACTACCTGGGCGTCTCCTACGGCACCTACCTCGGCGCCGTCTACGGCACGCTCTTCCCGAAGCACGTCCGGCGCATGGTCGTCGACAGCGTCGTCGACCCGTCGCGCGAGAACATCTGGTACCAGGCCAACCTGGAGCAGGACATCGCCTTCGAGGGCCGATGGAAGGACTGGGAGGACTGGGTCGCCAAGAACGACGCGGCCTTCCACCTCGGCGACACCCGCGCCAAGGTCCAGGACCAGTGGCTCAAGCTCCGTGCCACGGCGAAGAAGAGCCCTCTCGGCGGGGTCGTCGGTCCGGCCGAGCTGATCTCCTTCTTCCAGAGCGCTCCGTACTACGACTCCTCGTGGGTACCGACCGCGCAGGTGTTCAGCAAGTACGTCGCCGGTGACACCCAGGCGCTGATCGACGCGGCCTCTCCCGACCTGTCGGACACCGCGGGCAACATCTCCTCGGAGAACGGCAACGCCGTCTACACGGCCGTCGAGTGCGCCGACGCCAAGTGGCCCACGAGCTGGAAGCGTTGGGACCGCGACAACACGCGGCTCCACAAGGACTACCCGTTCATGACCTGGGCCAACGCGTGGATGAACCTGCCGTGCGCCACCTGGTCGGCGAAGCAGCAGACCCCGGTCGACGTGAAGACCGGCAAGGGCCTGCCGCAGGTGCTGATCGTGCAGTCCACGCGTGACGCCGCCACCCCGTACCCGGGCGCCGTCGAACTGCACAAGCGCTTCAAGGGCTCCCGTCTGATCACCGAGAAGGACGCGGGCTCGCACGGCGTGACCGGCCTGGTCAACCCGTGCATCAACGGGCGGGTGGACACCTACCTGCTCACCGGCAAGACCGACGCCGCCGACGTGACGTGCACGCCGCACGCGACGCCGACGCCGTAG
- a CDS encoding lysophospholipid acyltransferase family protein, giving the protein MFYYVLKYVLLGPLLRLVFRPRIEGLEHIPSSGPAIVAGNHLSFSDHFLMPAVLKRRITFLAKAEYFTGPGIKGRLTAAFFRSAGQIPVDRSGKEAGQAAIREGLGVLRKEELLGIYPEGTRSHDGRLYKGKVGVAVMALRAQVPVIPCAMIGTFEAQPPGQVIPNFRRVVIRFGKPMDFSRYAGMENEKAILRAVTDEIMYAILTLSEQEYVDRYAAVVKAEEAEEKASMARKFPRMPLS; this is encoded by the coding sequence TTGTTCTATTACGTGCTCAAATACGTGCTGCTGGGGCCCTTGTTGAGACTGGTCTTCCGGCCTCGGATCGAGGGTCTTGAGCACATCCCCTCGTCGGGACCGGCCATCGTCGCGGGCAACCATCTGTCGTTCTCGGACCACTTCCTGATGCCCGCGGTCCTCAAACGGCGCATCACCTTCCTGGCGAAGGCGGAGTACTTCACGGGCCCCGGCATCAAGGGACGCCTCACGGCCGCGTTCTTCCGCAGCGCCGGGCAGATCCCGGTGGACCGCTCCGGCAAGGAGGCGGGCCAGGCCGCGATCCGCGAGGGGCTCGGCGTGCTGCGCAAGGAGGAATTGCTGGGGATCTACCCGGAGGGGACGCGGTCGCACGACGGGCGCCTGTACAAGGGCAAGGTCGGCGTCGCCGTCATGGCGCTCAGGGCCCAGGTGCCGGTGATCCCCTGCGCGATGATCGGCACGTTCGAGGCACAGCCGCCCGGCCAGGTCATCCCGAACTTCCGGCGCGTTGTCATCCGCTTCGGCAAGCCGATGGACTTCTCCCGCTACGCCGGAATGGAGAACGAGAAGGCGATCCTGCGCGCCGTCACCGACGAGATCATGTACGCCATCCTGACCCTCTCCGAGCAGGAGTACGTCGACCGGTACGCGGCGGTCGTCAAGGCCGAGGAGGCCGAGGAGAAGGCGTCGATGGCCCGCAAGTTCCCGCGGATGCCGCTGAGTTGA
- the rocD gene encoding ornithine--oxo-acid transaminase produces the protein MTAPAVTRSSADLIRAEEPVLAHNYHPLPVVVARAEGTWVEDVEGRRYLDMLAGYSALNFGHRNPALIEAAHRQLDQLTLTSRAFHNDRLAQFAESLAALTGQEMVLPMNTGAEAVESAIKVARKWAYDVKGVAPDRATIVVAADNFHGRTTTIVSFSTDETARAGFGPFTPGFRIVPYNDLAALEAAIDETTAAVLIEPIQGEAGVVIPDDGYLTGVRELTRRTGCLFIADEIQSGLGRTGTTLAVEHEGVVPDMVLLGKALGGGIVPVSAVVARRDVLGVLRPGEHGSTFGGNPLAAAVGSAVVELLETGEFQRRAAELGVALRGGLAALVGKGVVGFRSRGLWAGVDIDPAIGTGREISEGLMREGILVKDTHGSTIRLAPPLTITGEELESALASLEKVLTQGA, from the coding sequence ATGACTGCTCCCGCCGTTACGCGTTCCTCCGCCGACCTGATCCGCGCCGAGGAGCCGGTCCTCGCGCACAACTACCACCCCCTGCCCGTGGTCGTCGCCCGCGCCGAGGGCACCTGGGTGGAGGACGTCGAGGGCCGCCGCTACCTCGACATGCTGGCGGGCTACTCGGCCCTCAACTTCGGTCACCGCAACCCCGCGTTGATCGAAGCCGCGCACCGGCAGCTCGACCAGCTGACGCTGACCTCGCGCGCGTTCCACAACGACCGTCTCGCCCAATTCGCGGAATCCCTGGCCGCGTTGACCGGCCAGGAGATGGTGCTGCCGATGAACACGGGCGCCGAGGCGGTGGAGTCGGCCATCAAGGTGGCCCGCAAGTGGGCGTACGACGTCAAGGGCGTCGCACCGGACCGGGCGACGATCGTCGTGGCCGCCGACAACTTCCACGGCCGTACGACGACGATCGTCAGCTTCTCCACCGACGAGACCGCCCGCGCCGGCTTCGGCCCCTTCACTCCCGGCTTCCGGATCGTCCCGTACAACGACCTCGCCGCGCTGGAGGCGGCCATCGACGAGACGACCGCGGCGGTGCTGATCGAGCCCATCCAGGGCGAGGCGGGCGTCGTCATCCCGGACGACGGCTACCTCACCGGCGTCCGCGAGCTGACCCGGCGCACCGGGTGCCTGTTCATCGCGGACGAGATCCAGTCGGGCCTCGGCCGCACGGGCACCACCCTCGCCGTCGAGCACGAGGGTGTCGTCCCGGACATGGTGCTGCTCGGCAAGGCGCTCGGCGGCGGCATCGTCCCGGTCTCCGCGGTGGTCGCGCGCCGCGACGTGCTCGGGGTACTGCGACCCGGCGAGCACGGATCGACGTTCGGCGGCAACCCGCTCGCCGCAGCGGTCGGCTCGGCCGTGGTCGAGCTGCTGGAGACCGGCGAATTCCAGCGCAGGGCGGCCGAGTTGGGCGTGGCCCTGCGGGGCGGCCTGGCAGCGCTGGTCGGCAAGGGCGTCGTGGGCTTCCGTTCGCGCGGGCTGTGGGCGGGCGTGGACATCGACCCCGCCATCGGCACCGGCCGCGAGATCAGCGAGGGCCTCATGCGCGAGGGAATCCTCGTCAAGGACACCCACGGCTCGACGATCCGCCTGGCCCCGCCGCTGACCATCACGGGCGAGGAACTCGAATCGGCGCTGGCGTCCTTGGAGAAGGTTCTGACGCAAGGCGCCTGA
- the ddaH gene encoding dimethylargininase — MSPVSPVSYRGGTPRRHRRKRRNHSVPDSRVPRPRRFLVCEPRHFAVQYAINPWMHPDATVDVDLAHSQWQALIGAYRAHGHTVDSVEPVPDLPDMVFAANSALVLAGRVFGSLFHAPQRRPESGIYETWFKAAGYDVYRPESVCEGEGDLIPAGRYLLAGTGFRTTPEAHREVQEFFGVPVITLRLVDPRFYHLDTALFVLDDGPDANIAYYPEAFSPGSREVLGRLFPDAVLATREDALTFGLNSVSDGRHVFISPRAEALAAQLDRHGYVPVPVDLSEFHKAGGGIKCCTQEIRS, encoded by the coding sequence TTGTCGCCGGTATCTCCCGTTTCCTACCGTGGAGGCACCCCCCGTCGACACCGCAGGAAGCGGAGGAACCACTCTGTGCCCGACAGCCGTGTGCCGCGCCCCCGGCGCTTCCTTGTCTGCGAACCCAGACACTTCGCCGTGCAGTACGCGATCAACCCCTGGATGCATCCCGACGCGACGGTCGACGTCGACCTCGCCCACAGCCAGTGGCAGGCCCTGATCGGCGCATACCGCGCCCATGGCCACACCGTCGATTCCGTGGAACCCGTCCCGGACCTCCCGGACATGGTGTTCGCGGCGAACTCCGCGCTCGTCCTGGCGGGCCGTGTGTTCGGCTCGCTCTTCCACGCACCTCAACGCCGCCCCGAGTCCGGCATCTACGAGACCTGGTTCAAAGCGGCCGGCTACGACGTCTACCGCCCCGAGTCCGTCTGCGAGGGCGAGGGCGATCTGATCCCGGCCGGCCGCTATCTCCTGGCGGGCACCGGATTCCGTACGACGCCCGAGGCGCACCGCGAGGTGCAGGAGTTCTTCGGCGTCCCGGTGATCACCCTCCGGCTGGTGGACCCGCGCTTCTACCATCTGGACACCGCGCTGTTCGTCCTGGACGACGGGCCCGACGCGAACATCGCGTACTACCCGGAGGCGTTCTCGCCCGGCAGCCGCGAGGTCCTCGGCCGGCTGTTCCCCGACGCGGTGCTCGCCACCCGTGAGGACGCGCTGACGTTCGGCCTCAACTCCGTCTCCGACGGCCGCCATGTGTTCATCTCGCCGCGGGCCGAGGCGCTCGCCGCCCAGCTCGACCGCCACGGCTACGTCCCCGTCCCCGTCGACCTGTCGGAGTTCCACAAGGCAGGCGGCGGCATCAAGTGCTGCACTCAGGAGATCCGTTCATGA
- a CDS encoding Lrp/AsnC family transcriptional regulator, with protein MSSKPAMFDDLDRKIITALMANSRTSFSEIGAAIGLSATAVKRRVDRLRETGVITGFTATVQPAALGWRTEAYVEVYCEGAAPPRRLAEVVRNHPEITAAMTVTGGADALLHVRATDVGHFEEVLERIRTEPFIRKTISYMVLSHLLPEAPEAGATHAAPDDAGNVR; from the coding sequence ATGAGCAGCAAGCCCGCGATGTTCGACGATCTCGACCGCAAGATCATCACGGCCCTGATGGCCAATTCCAGGACGAGCTTCTCCGAGATCGGTGCGGCGATCGGCCTGTCGGCGACCGCGGTCAAGCGCCGGGTGGACCGGCTGCGCGAGACCGGCGTGATCACCGGGTTCACGGCCACCGTGCAGCCCGCGGCGCTCGGCTGGCGCACGGAGGCGTACGTCGAGGTGTACTGCGAGGGCGCGGCGCCGCCCCGGCGGCTCGCGGAGGTGGTCCGCAACCATCCGGAGATCACCGCGGCGATGACCGTGACCGGCGGCGCGGACGCGCTCCTCCATGTACGCGCCACGGATGTGGGGCACTTCGAGGAGGTCCTGGAGCGGATCCGGACGGAGCCCTTCATCCGGAAGACGATCAGCTACATGGTGCTGTCCCACCTGCTGCCGGAGGCCCCGGAGGCGGGCGCGACCCACGCGGCCCCGGATGACGCAGGAAACGTGCGCTGA
- a CDS encoding LytR/AlgR family response regulator transcription factor yields the protein MLRALAVDDEQPSLEELVYLLNADPRVGSAEGASDATEALRRINRALESGPDGPEAIDVVFLDIHMPGLDGLDLARLLTGFAKPPLVVFVTAHEGFAVQAFDLKAVDYVLKPVRRERLAEAVRRVAQLMDAAPLIPVHEPDPDQISVELGGVTRFVAVEDITHAEAHGDYARLHTAQGSHLVRIPLSTLEERWRSRGFVRIHRRHLVALRHVDELRLDAGTVSVLVDQVELQVSRRHARELRDLLMRRTAN from the coding sequence ATGCTGCGCGCGCTCGCCGTCGACGACGAACAACCGTCCCTCGAGGAACTCGTGTACCTGCTGAACGCGGATCCGCGGGTCGGCAGTGCCGAGGGCGCCAGTGACGCGACCGAGGCGCTGCGCCGGATCAACCGGGCCCTGGAGTCCGGCCCCGACGGACCCGAGGCGATCGACGTCGTCTTCCTCGACATCCACATGCCCGGGCTCGACGGGCTCGACCTGGCCCGGCTGCTCACCGGCTTCGCCAAGCCGCCCCTCGTCGTGTTCGTCACCGCCCACGAGGGCTTCGCCGTCCAGGCCTTCGACCTCAAGGCCGTCGACTACGTCCTCAAGCCCGTCCGCCGCGAACGCCTCGCCGAGGCCGTCCGCCGCGTCGCCCAACTCATGGACGCCGCCCCGCTGATACCCGTGCACGAGCCCGACCCCGACCAGATATCCGTCGAACTCGGCGGTGTCACCCGCTTCGTGGCCGTCGAGGACATCACCCACGCCGAGGCGCACGGCGACTACGCCCGCCTGCACACCGCCCAGGGCAGCCACCTCGTCCGCATCCCGCTGTCCACCCTCGAAGAGCGCTGGCGCTCGCGCGGCTTCGTCCGCATCCACCGTCGCCACCTCGTCGCGCTGCGCCACGTCGACGAACTCCGCCTGGACGCGGGCACGGTGAGCGTCCTCGTCGACCAGGTCGAACTCCAGGTCAGCCGCCGGCACGCCCGCGAACTGCGGGATCTGCTGATGCGCCGGACCGCCAACTGA
- a CDS encoding cation acetate symporter, producing MNENYAVPAVALVVVATVLVGAFGLRISRTTSDFYVASRTVGPRLNAAAISGEYLSAASFLGIAGLVLVQGPDMLWYPVGYTAGYLVLLLFVAAPLRRSGAYTLPDFAEARLGSQAVRRLAGAFVVGVGWLYLLPQLQGAGLTLAVLTDAPDWFGGVLVAVVVVATVAAGGMRSITFVQAFQYWLKLTALLVPALFLVLAWQADGAPRHPFDEPTTFREQRVVRVDDSLDLKLSRPLTVTATGTIDNRRYDGARVQLPAGVHHITHGTRLTFDKGTPVPAADRGSNGGMSTSLAAGREERPLYATYGLILATFLGTMGLPHVVVRFYTSPHGVAARRTTVAVLGLIGAFYLLPPVYGALGRLYAPELALTGNADAAVLLLPDRLIGGVGADLLGALVAGGAFAAFLSTASGLTMAVAGVLTQDVLPSRGVRHFRLGTLLAMAVPLAASVLVGGLPVADAVGLAFAVSASSFCPLLVLGIWWRRLTPPGAAAGMLVGGGSALVAVGATMAGYPRTGSLHALLAWPALWSVPLGFVTMMLVSLATAGRVPAGTAAILARFHLPEELSDGQVRAAVTAKEREVDA from the coding sequence GTGAACGAGAACTACGCCGTCCCCGCGGTCGCCCTCGTGGTCGTGGCGACCGTCCTGGTAGGCGCGTTCGGCCTGCGCATCTCCCGGACCACCTCCGACTTCTACGTCGCCTCGCGCACCGTCGGCCCCCGGCTCAACGCGGCCGCGATCAGCGGGGAGTACCTGTCCGCGGCCTCCTTCCTCGGCATCGCCGGCCTCGTGCTCGTGCAGGGCCCCGACATGCTCTGGTACCCGGTCGGCTACACCGCCGGCTATCTCGTGCTGCTGCTGTTCGTCGCCGCCCCGCTGCGCCGCTCCGGCGCCTACACGCTGCCCGACTTCGCCGAGGCGCGGCTTGGCTCGCAGGCCGTGCGCCGCCTCGCGGGTGCCTTCGTCGTCGGCGTCGGCTGGCTGTACCTGCTGCCCCAACTCCAGGGCGCGGGGCTCACGTTGGCTGTCTTGACCGACGCGCCCGACTGGTTCGGCGGGGTTCTCGTCGCGGTCGTCGTGGTCGCGACCGTCGCCGCCGGCGGCATGCGCAGCATCACCTTCGTCCAGGCCTTCCAGTACTGGCTGAAGCTGACCGCCCTGCTGGTCCCCGCACTCTTCCTGGTCCTCGCCTGGCAGGCCGACGGAGCGCCGCGCCACCCCTTCGACGAACCGACGACCTTCCGTGAGCAGCGCGTCGTCCGGGTCGACGACAGCCTCGACCTGAAGCTGTCACGGCCCCTGACCGTCACGGCGACCGGCACCATCGACAACCGGCGCTACGACGGCGCACGCGTCCAACTCCCCGCAGGCGTCCACCACATCACCCACGGCACCCGGCTGACCTTCGACAAGGGCACCCCGGTCCCCGCCGCCGACCGCGGCAGCAACGGCGGCATGTCCACCTCGCTCGCCGCCGGCCGCGAGGAACGCCCGCTGTACGCCACGTACGGACTGATCCTCGCCACCTTCCTCGGCACCATGGGCCTGCCGCACGTGGTCGTCCGCTTCTACACCAGCCCGCACGGCGTCGCCGCCCGCCGCACCACCGTCGCCGTGCTCGGCCTGATCGGCGCCTTCTACCTGCTCCCACCCGTCTACGGCGCGCTCGGCAGGCTCTACGCCCCCGAACTCGCCCTCACCGGCAACGCGGACGCTGCCGTCCTGCTCCTCCCGGACCGTCTGATCGGGGGAGTCGGCGCGGATCTGCTCGGCGCCCTGGTGGCGGGCGGGGCCTTCGCCGCGTTCCTGTCGACGGCCTCGGGCCTGACCATGGCGGTGGCCGGTGTGCTCACCCAGGACGTGCTGCCCTCGCGCGGCGTACGGCACTTCCGGCTGGGCACCCTGCTCGCCATGGCCGTACCGCTCGCCGCGAGCGTTCTGGTGGGCGGACTGCCGGTCGCCGACGCCGTGGGGCTCGCCTTCGCCGTGTCCGCCTCGTCCTTCTGCCCGCTGCTCGTCCTCGGCATCTGGTGGCGGCGGCTGACCCCGCCGGGCGCGGCCGCCGGGATGCTGGTCGGCGGCGGCTCCGCGCTGGTCGCGGTCGGCGCGACCATGGCGGGCTACCCCCGCACGGGGTCGCTGCACGCGCTGCTCGCCTGGCCCGCCCTGTGGTCGGTGCCCCTCGGGTTCGTGACGATGATGCTGGTGTCGCTCGCCACCGCGGGCCGGGTTCCGGCGGGAACGGCCGCGATCCTGGCCCGCTTCCATCTGCCGGAGGAGCTGTCGGACGGCCAGGTGCGCGCGGCCGTGACCGCGAAGGAGAGGGAGGTCGACGCGTGA
- a CDS encoding sensor histidine kinase produces MSGFLAGLCVAVLPLLAAGFWLGRRTARPQSLGDLGTPVEHATFQTLHTASLAAPPLRAGLTGETAGRSAGRLRTLLGTDALCLTDQESVLVWDGVGEHHRTEIMERLSGPLETGRGEAFRLSCDAPDCPLRWAVVAPLTVDDRVHGALVACAPRESAVLVRAAGEVARWVSVQLELADLDQSRTRLIEAEIKALRAQISPHFIFNSLAVIASFVRTDPERARELLLEFADFTRYSFRRHGDFTTLADELHAIDHYLALVRARFGDRLSVTLQIAPEVLPVTLPFLCLQPLVENAVKHGLEGKTGTTGKSHISITAQDTGAEALVVIEDNGTGMDPDRLRRILAGEVGVSDGIGLSNVDDRLRQVYGDDHGLVIETALGAGMKITARLPKYQPGVHSAARLPRDRE; encoded by the coding sequence GTGAGCGGATTCCTGGCGGGCCTCTGCGTGGCCGTACTCCCGCTGCTCGCGGCCGGGTTCTGGCTGGGCCGGCGCACCGCGCGCCCGCAAAGCCTCGGCGACCTCGGCACCCCCGTAGAGCACGCCACCTTCCAGACCCTGCACACCGCTTCGCTCGCCGCGCCCCCGCTGCGCGCGGGCCTCACCGGGGAGACGGCCGGCAGATCCGCCGGTCGGCTGCGCACCCTGCTCGGCACCGACGCGCTGTGCCTCACCGACCAGGAGAGCGTCCTCGTCTGGGACGGGGTGGGGGAGCACCACCGCACGGAGATCATGGAACGGCTCAGCGGCCCCCTGGAGACCGGCCGCGGCGAGGCCTTCCGGCTCAGCTGCGACGCCCCCGACTGCCCGCTGCGCTGGGCCGTCGTCGCGCCGCTCACCGTCGACGACCGGGTGCACGGAGCGCTCGTCGCCTGTGCACCGCGTGAGTCGGCGGTCCTCGTCCGAGCCGCGGGCGAGGTGGCCCGCTGGGTGAGCGTCCAACTGGAACTGGCCGACCTCGACCAGTCCCGCACCCGCCTCATCGAGGCCGAGATCAAGGCACTGCGCGCCCAGATATCCCCGCACTTCATCTTCAACTCGCTCGCGGTGATCGCCTCGTTCGTCCGCACCGACCCGGAGCGCGCCCGCGAACTGCTCCTGGAGTTCGCCGACTTCACCCGCTACTCGTTCCGCAGGCACGGCGACTTCACCACCCTCGCCGACGAACTGCACGCCATCGACCACTACTTGGCCCTCGTCCGGGCCCGCTTCGGCGACCGCCTCTCCGTCACCCTGCAGATCGCCCCCGAGGTCCTGCCCGTCACGCTGCCCTTCCTCTGCCTCCAACCGCTCGTGGAGAACGCCGTCAAACACGGCCTCGAAGGCAAGACCGGCACCACGGGCAAGAGCCACATCAGCATCACCGCGCAGGACACGGGAGCCGAGGCCCTGGTCGTCATCGAGGACAACGGCACCGGCATGGACCCCGACCGGCTGCGCCGCATCCTGGCCGGCGAAGTCGGCGTCTCGGACGGCATCGGGCTGTCGAACGTCGACGACCGGCTGCGCCAGGTGTACGGCGACGACCACGGCCTCGTCATCGAGACCGCGCTCGGCGCGGGCATGAAGATCACCGCTCGGCTGCCGAAGTACCAACCCGGCGTGCATTCGGCGGCGCGCCTGCCGAGGGACCGGGAGTGA
- a CDS encoding protein kinase: MAPGSPQSGVGRIIAGRYLILDRIGSGGMGHVWLAHDQRLDCDVALKEIRFRNPAEGPEEHEARIARARAEARHAAVLRGHPHVVTVHDVLEDEGLPWIVMEYVAGAEDLRAVLNRRGPLAPYECARIGLAVLDALTAGHEHGIMHRDVKPANILLAPDRTGTPGARILLTDYGISVQPDSLETRWTRTSALVGTPGYLAPERATGGPPTAAADLFSLGCTLYYIVEGVGPFDRETDLAAITAVVLEDPRPALQAGALRPLVEALLVKDPAHRLSAEDTAAALARIITPELRPPTPFETGSQPPWAGLVTSDRVLDQGSPAPMPYTPTALDSGGRVHPTSGAQDVGAAAPYTPTAVSSDGPATWRPTPPGFGPPLGYGAPSGTLWPGPSGQRRRKRPRLLLALSSALLALGLAGGGFWFAMAHQVVLPYGSKVGLGKPLQPGDCVVASRTGNRVTPTSTMEVDPSCEQRVPDGQVMTFYKASSVQDARTVGPSWCRKQTRATAEKLGSSVASVAVIPTAGGFEASGGKVACLLTGVNGPVYGPLAMFRPYGMTFQDAAQMQIGDCLRPSGGDAKNRKNFDLVACDKPHQGQVVGFTQLDGPVSAAQANTTMNDQCHNDAKAGAFDAESDGRLANYGLQSQGLWGKHFYWVVCAVASG, encoded by the coding sequence ATGGCACCAGGATCACCGCAGTCGGGAGTGGGCCGGATCATCGCCGGGCGGTACCTGATCCTGGACCGGATCGGCTCCGGCGGGATGGGCCATGTCTGGCTCGCCCACGACCAGCGTCTCGACTGCGACGTAGCCCTCAAGGAGATCAGGTTCCGCAACCCCGCCGAGGGGCCGGAGGAGCACGAGGCCCGGATCGCCCGTGCCCGGGCCGAGGCCCGGCACGCGGCGGTGCTGCGCGGTCACCCGCACGTGGTGACCGTCCACGACGTCCTGGAGGACGAGGGACTGCCGTGGATCGTGATGGAGTACGTGGCGGGTGCGGAGGACCTGAGGGCCGTGCTCAACCGGCGCGGCCCGCTGGCGCCGTACGAGTGCGCCCGGATCGGCCTGGCGGTCCTGGACGCCCTGACCGCGGGCCACGAGCACGGCATCATGCACCGGGACGTCAAGCCGGCCAACATCCTGCTGGCGCCGGACCGCACGGGCACCCCGGGCGCCCGGATCCTGCTCACCGACTACGGCATCTCCGTCCAGCCGGACTCCCTGGAGACGCGCTGGACGCGGACGTCCGCCCTGGTCGGCACGCCCGGTTATCTGGCGCCGGAGCGGGCGACGGGCGGCCCGCCGACCGCAGCGGCCGACCTGTTCTCGCTGGGCTGCACCCTCTACTACATCGTGGAGGGCGTCGGCCCCTTCGACCGTGAGACGGACCTCGCCGCCATCACCGCGGTCGTCCTGGAGGACCCGCGCCCGGCGCTGCAGGCCGGCGCCCTGCGGCCGCTCGTCGAGGCCCTCCTGGTCAAGGACCCCGCACACCGGCTCTCCGCCGAGGACACGGCGGCGGCCCTGGCCCGGATCATCACGCCCGAGCTCCGCCCGCCGACCCCGTTCGAGACGGGCTCGCAGCCGCCCTGGGCCGGGCTGGTGACCTCCGACCGTGTGCTGGACCAGGGAAGCCCCGCCCCAATGCCGTACACCCCCACCGCCCTCGACTCCGGTGGCCGTGTCCACCCCACCTCGGGGGCCCAGGACGTCGGCGCTGCGGCCCCGTACACCCCGACAGCTGTCAGCTCGGACGGTCCCGCCACCTGGAGGCCTACTCCCCCGGGTTTCGGCCCGCCTCTGGGATACGGCGCACCGTCCGGCACTCTGTGGCCGGGGCCCTCGGGCCAGCGGCGGCGCAAGCGCCCGCGTCTCCTGCTGGCCCTCTCCTCGGCGCTCCTCGCGCTGGGGCTGGCCGGTGGCGGCTTCTGGTTCGCGATGGCGCACCAGGTCGTGCTGCCGTACGGCTCCAAGGTCGGGCTCGGAAAACCGCTGCAGCCGGGCGACTGCGTCGTCGCCTCCCGGACCGGCAACCGCGTGACCCCCACTTCGACCATGGAGGTGGATCCGAGCTGCGAGCAAAGGGTCCCCGACGGGCAGGTGATGACGTTCTACAAGGCGTCCTCCGTGCAGGACGCCCGAACCGTCGGACCGAGCTGGTGCCGGAAGCAGACGCGCGCCACCGCCGAGAAGCTGGGCTCCAGCGTGGCCAGTGTCGCCGTCATCCCCACGGCCGGGGGCTTCGAGGCCAGCGGCGGCAAGGTCGCCTGCCTGCTGACAGGGGTGAACGGCCCCGTGTACGGCCCACTCGCGATGTTCCGCCCCTACGGGATGACCTTCCAGGACGCGGCCCAGATGCAGATCGGCGACTGTCTGCGCCCCTCGGGCGGCGACGCGAAGAACCGTAAGAACTTCGACCTGGTCGCCTGCGACAAGCCCCACCAGGGCCAGGTCGTGGGCTTCACCCAGCTCGACGGCCCCGTGTCCGCCGCGCAGGCCAACACCACGATGAACGACCAGTGCCACAACGACGCCAAGGCCGGGGCGTTCGACGCCGAAAGCGACGGCCGCCTCGCCAACTACGGTCTGCAGAGCCAGGGCCTGTGGGGGAAGCACTTCTACTGGGTGGTCTGCGCCGTCGCGAGCGGATGA